The Dendropsophus ebraccatus isolate aDenEbr1 chromosome 10, aDenEbr1.pat, whole genome shotgun sequence genome has a segment encoding these proteins:
- the LOC138766481 gene encoding olfactory receptor 5V1-like, with amino-acid sequence MDHGNVTTTTYFIIIGISEKPLLQCLVFLLVLLIYLVTLGGNITIFLLVCLDHHLHTPMYFFLANLSLLDISCSTISLHKILISFISGDNTVSVVECLVQIYTFLSLTCDELLVLAAMGYDRYVAICNPLRYRLIIDFKLCIVLASLCWVFGFLESLPTFLGLFKLTCYDSNKVDHFFCDVVPVLKLSCNDTSFLQLYILTVGVFFSVFTPFALTFISYIFIISTILSIRSSSGRRKTFYTCSSHLTVVLCLYASLVFQYLRPTSSINLGSNKYFSLFNAAAVPILNPLIYSLKNKDVKAAIRRRMRFVV; translated from the coding sequence atGGATCATGGTAATGTGACCACAACGACCTATTTCATCATTATCGGGATCTCAGAGAAGCCTTTATTACAATGTTTGGTCTTCCTCCTGGTTCTGCTCATTTATCTCGTCACTCTTGGAGGTAACATCACCATCTTCCTCCTTGTTTGTCTAGATCACCATCTCCATACTCCCATGTACTTTTTCTTGGCCAACTTGTCTCTCTTGGACATTAGTTGTTCTACAATCTCTCTTCATAAAATCCTTATTTCCTTCATATCGGGAGATAACACTGTCTCAGTTGTTGAATGTCTTGTACAAATTTATACCTTTTTGTCATTGACTTGTGATGAACTGTTGGTATTGGCGGCTATGGGTTATGATCGCTATGTTGCTATCTGTAACCCTTTACGTTATCGTCTCATCATTGACTTTAAACTTTGTATTGTTCTGGCCTCTCTTTGTTGGGTCTTTGGTTTTCTTGAAAGTTTACCTACTTTTTTGGGGCTCTTCAAATTAACATGTTATGACTCTAACAAGGTGGACCATTTCTTCTGTGACGTTGTGCCAGTACTGAAGCTATCCTGCAATGACACATCATTTCTCCAGCTTTATATTCTTACtgttggagtttttttttctgtatttaccCCCTTTGCCCTTACATTCATCTCTTACATTTTCATCATTTCCACCATCTTGTCTATACGTTCTAGCAGTGGCAGACGTAAAACCTTCTACACGTGTTCTTCTCACCTTACAGTTGTCCTCTGTCTCTACGCTTCTCTTGTCTTTCAGTACCTGAGGCCAACGTCATCCATCAATTTGGGCTCCAATAAATATTTCTCTTTGTTTAATGCTGCTGCTGTCCCTATACTGAACCCGCTGATCTACAGCCTGAAGAATAAAGATGTGAAAGCCGCTATAAGGAGAAGAATGAGATTTGTTGTTTGA